A window from Armatimonas rosea encodes these proteins:
- a CDS encoding aldehyde dehydrogenase family protein, which produces MSVAEIFETMDYGPAPESAAPALAWLSQHQSRFGHFIGGAWTAPTATFPTNNPATGTELAQLSQGSAEDIAAAVAAARTALPAWRALGGAGRARYLYALARQVQKHARLFAVLETLDNGKPIRETRDIDIPLVARHFYHHAGWATLLESEFPGYEGVGVCGQIIPWNFPLLMLAWKIAPALATGSTVVLKPAEFTSLTALLFAEICQEVGLPDGVVNIVTGDGTTGAALVAHPEIDKLAFTGSTEVGRLIRKATAGSGKKLTLELGGKSPFLVFEDADLDAAVEGVVDAIWFNQGQVCCAGSRLLVQESIEARFIEKLKRRMETLRVGDPMDKVADIGAIVAPVQLARISELVQAGVEEGATLYQTTQACPTNGCFYPPTLLTGVAPASVVAQQEIFGPVLVAMSFRTPAEAVALANNTPYGLAASLWSESLNQCLELAPKLKAGTIWINGTNLFDAAAGFGGYRESGFGREGGREGLWEYLVESTPVVVPSSQASASATKEAPTLDQTAKLYIGGKQARPDSGYSRRVLGPDGTSIGLVGEGSRKDLRNAVEAARAASAGWGTTSGHNRAQILYYLAENLNYRSTEFAARIAQQTGLDGTAEVDAALQSLFVWAAWADKNDGAVHRTVQKSVVLAMPEPLGVLGIACPSAQPLLGLINTVAPAIALGNAVIAVPSEAHPLSATDFYQVLETSDVPSGVVNIVTGERDALLKTLAEHDDVDGVWYFGENPALVEAASVGNLKRTWCPKPGTLPRPDAFLRAATQVKNIWLPYTDELPW; this is translated from the coding sequence ATGAGTGTCGCGGAGATCTTTGAGACCATGGACTACGGCCCCGCGCCGGAGAGTGCGGCCCCGGCGCTTGCTTGGCTTTCCCAGCACCAGAGCCGCTTTGGGCACTTTATCGGGGGAGCCTGGACAGCTCCCACCGCGACCTTCCCCACGAACAATCCCGCCACGGGCACCGAGCTCGCCCAGCTCAGCCAGGGGAGCGCGGAGGATATTGCGGCGGCTGTCGCGGCGGCACGCACGGCCCTGCCTGCCTGGAGAGCCCTCGGCGGCGCGGGACGGGCACGCTATCTCTACGCCCTGGCACGCCAGGTCCAGAAGCACGCGCGCCTCTTTGCCGTCCTAGAGACCCTCGACAATGGCAAGCCGATCCGTGAGACCCGCGATATCGATATTCCCTTGGTCGCGCGCCACTTCTACCACCACGCGGGCTGGGCAACCCTTCTGGAGAGCGAGTTTCCGGGCTATGAGGGGGTCGGGGTTTGCGGGCAGATCATCCCTTGGAACTTTCCGCTGCTGATGCTCGCCTGGAAGATCGCGCCCGCCCTCGCGACCGGCTCGACTGTCGTACTCAAGCCGGCAGAGTTCACCTCGCTCACGGCGCTACTCTTTGCTGAGATCTGCCAGGAGGTCGGCCTGCCCGACGGAGTCGTGAATATCGTCACCGGCGATGGCACCACCGGCGCGGCTCTGGTCGCGCACCCCGAGATCGACAAGCTTGCCTTTACCGGCTCCACCGAAGTGGGGCGCTTGATTCGCAAGGCGACCGCGGGCTCGGGCAAGAAGCTGACCCTGGAGCTGGGAGGCAAGTCTCCGTTTCTGGTCTTTGAGGATGCGGACCTCGACGCCGCCGTGGAAGGGGTCGTGGACGCGATCTGGTTCAACCAAGGCCAAGTCTGCTGCGCGGGAAGCCGCTTGTTGGTGCAAGAGAGTATCGAGGCTCGCTTTATCGAGAAGCTCAAGCGCCGCATGGAGACCCTGCGTGTCGGGGACCCGATGGATAAAGTCGCGGATATCGGGGCGATTGTCGCGCCCGTCCAGCTAGCGCGGATCAGCGAGCTTGTCCAAGCCGGGGTGGAGGAGGGGGCGACTCTCTACCAGACGACCCAAGCGTGCCCGACCAACGGCTGCTTCTACCCACCGACCCTCCTCACTGGAGTGGCCCCTGCCTCCGTCGTCGCACAGCAAGAGATTTTCGGCCCCGTGCTCGTCGCGATGAGTTTTCGGACACCTGCTGAGGCCGTGGCGCTCGCCAACAACACGCCCTATGGCCTCGCCGCCTCGCTCTGGTCGGAGAGCCTGAATCAGTGCTTGGAGCTCGCGCCGAAGCTGAAGGCGGGGACGATCTGGATCAACGGGACCAACCTCTTCGATGCGGCAGCGGGCTTTGGTGGCTACCGTGAGTCCGGCTTTGGCCGCGAGGGCGGTCGCGAGGGCCTCTGGGAGTATCTCGTCGAGAGCACGCCTGTCGTGGTTCCGAGCTCCCAAGCCAGTGCTTCTGCAACGAAAGAAGCCCCCACACTCGACCAGACCGCGAAGCTCTATATCGGCGGAAAGCAAGCGCGCCCGGACTCGGGCTACAGCCGGCGCGTTCTGGGGCCAGACGGCACGTCTATTGGCTTAGTGGGGGAGGGCAGTCGTAAGGACCTGCGGAATGCTGTCGAGGCGGCACGAGCAGCGTCCGCAGGCTGGGGCACTACCAGTGGCCATAACCGAGCTCAGATTCTCTACTACCTCGCCGAGAACCTAAACTACCGCTCCACCGAGTTCGCCGCCCGAATCGCCCAGCAGACGGGACTAGATGGCACCGCGGAGGTGGATGCTGCGCTCCAGTCCCTCTTTGTCTGGGCGGCGTGGGCAGACAAAAACGACGGTGCCGTCCACCGGACCGTGCAAAAAAGTGTGGTCCTCGCGATGCCCGAGCCGCTTGGCGTCCTCGGAATCGCCTGTCCCAGCGCACAGCCGCTACTCGGCTTGATCAACACCGTCGCCCCAGCGATCGCGCTGGGAAATGCCGTGATCGCCGTTCCCTCCGAAGCACACCCGCTCTCGGCGACCGACTTCTACCAGGTTCTGGAGACCAGCGATGTTCCGAGTGGCGTCGTGAATATCGTCACCGGCGAGCGTGACGCGCTCCTAAAGACCCTGGCGGAACACGATGATGTCGATGGTGTCTGGTACTTTGGGGAGAACCCTGCACTTGTCGAGGCCGCGTCGGTGGGGAATCTCAAGCGGACCTGGTGCCCCAAGCCCGGCACGCTTCCCCGCCCCGATGCGTTTCTCCGGGCCGCGACCCAGGTCAAGAATATCTGGCTTCCCTACACCGATGAGCTTCCTTGGTAA
- a CDS encoding CBS domain-containing protein translates to METISSLMTREVVTIPSTLTLREAAVILSEKGISGAPVVDATGALVGVLSESDLLNEARKRAALPRTAVFGLLLVSEDTLQRLYHFGADLPVSEVMTKNVLTITERTSLHEASQLLVQKKINRLPVVDDSGALVGIVTREDLLKAVFAL, encoded by the coding sequence ATGGAAACCATCTCTTCGCTCATGACCCGGGAGGTCGTGACGATTCCCAGTACGCTGACCCTCCGCGAGGCCGCGGTGATTCTCTCCGAGAAGGGGATCAGCGGTGCCCCTGTCGTCGATGCCACCGGAGCGCTCGTCGGGGTGCTCTCCGAGTCCGACCTGCTCAACGAGGCCCGCAAGCGCGCCGCCCTTCCCCGCACGGCAGTCTTTGGGCTCCTGCTGGTGTCGGAGGACACTCTCCAGCGGCTCTACCACTTCGGAGCCGATCTCCCGGTCTCCGAGGTGATGACCAAGAATGTGCTCACCATCACGGAGAGAACAAGCCTGCACGAGGCCTCCCAGCTACTCGTCCAGAAAAAGATCAACCGCCTCCCGGTTGTCGACGACTCTGGAGCGCTGGTGGGGATTGTGACGCGTGAGGACCTGCTAAAGGCAGTCTTTGCCCTATGA
- a CDS encoding aldose epimerase family protein, translating to MDEEMAGVTKASFGKLRSGEPVDIYTLTNKNGLSAKIITYGATLTSVMAPDKSGKLGEVCLGFDNIAAYEFNGKPAQPYMGATVGRYANRIGKGRFTIGGKTYKLATNNPPNHLHGGESKALCWVNWKAQIVPRPDGPAVQFTYLSKDGDEGYPGNVNASVIFTLTEANTVKMEYAATTDKPCPINLTNHAYFNLKGSGTILDHELYIAGKSYTEGDDDLLPTGKILPVTDTPYDFFTQPAIIGDRINAAGGKEPAIGYDLNYVLLPGAKGYATVARVHDHNTGRLLEVRTDQPGIQFYTGNFLDGTLVGRGGWKYVQYSGFCLETQHFPDSPNQKSFPNTILQPGQTYRTKTEYAFLVK from the coding sequence ATGGATGAAGAGATGGCAGGCGTGACAAAAGCGTCGTTTGGTAAGCTCAGGAGTGGTGAGCCGGTAGATATCTACACCCTCACCAACAAGAATGGGCTCTCGGCAAAGATTATCACCTACGGGGCTACCCTAACCTCCGTGATGGCACCGGATAAGTCGGGCAAGCTCGGCGAGGTCTGTCTGGGTTTTGACAATATCGCGGCCTACGAGTTCAATGGCAAGCCTGCACAACCCTACATGGGTGCGACCGTCGGGCGCTACGCCAACCGGATTGGCAAGGGGCGCTTTACCATTGGCGGCAAGACCTACAAGCTGGCGACCAACAACCCACCCAACCACCTGCACGGCGGCGAGAGCAAGGCCCTGTGCTGGGTTAACTGGAAGGCACAGATCGTCCCGCGCCCCGATGGCCCCGCGGTGCAGTTCACCTACCTGAGCAAAGACGGCGACGAAGGCTACCCGGGCAATGTCAATGCATCGGTGATCTTCACGCTGACCGAGGCCAACACGGTGAAGATGGAGTACGCGGCAACAACCGACAAGCCCTGTCCGATCAACCTGACCAACCACGCGTACTTCAACCTCAAGGGCTCGGGGACGATCCTCGACCATGAGCTGTATATCGCGGGGAAGAGCTACACGGAGGGCGACGACGATCTCCTGCCCACCGGCAAGATCCTGCCCGTCACCGACACGCCCTACGACTTCTTCACCCAGCCCGCGATCATCGGGGATCGGATCAATGCTGCGGGGGGGAAAGAGCCGGCGATCGGCTACGACCTGAACTATGTCCTGCTGCCGGGGGCCAAGGGCTACGCGACAGTCGCACGGGTCCACGACCACAACACAGGCCGCCTCCTTGAGGTGCGCACCGACCAGCCAGGGATCCAGTTCTACACCGGAAACTTCCTCGATGGCACGCTTGTCGGGCGGGGCGGCTGGAAGTATGTCCAGTACTCGGGCTTCTGCCTGGAGACCCAGCACTTCCCGGACTCCCCGAACCAGAAGAGCTTCCCCAACACGATCCTGCAGCCTGGTCAGACCTACCGCACCAAGACCGAGTATGCCTTTCTCGTGAAGTAG
- a CDS encoding CTP synthase: MPTQTNPQKSTKYIFVTGGVVSSIGKGITSAALGRLLRNRGFKVAMVKLDPYINVDAGTMNPFQHGEVFVTDDGAETDLDLGHYERFVDINLSRSASVTTGTVYGAVIAKERRGDYLGGTVQVIPHVTNEIKERIVGLGKSTGADVVLAEVGGTVGDIEGLPFLEAIRQMKRDAGPGNVLFVHVTLIPTVGPWGEIKTKPTQHSVVKLREVGIAPDVLVCRVKEGLSAEHREKIALFCDVDAEAVIPARDVASIYEIPVIYEEEGFAELVVKRLNLPDSDAHLEEWKTIVERVLHPAHAIKVAVVGKYVQNGDAYISIAEGLRHAGIAHNCRVELDWVDSEELENEGFDVVGRLQGNDAIVVCPGFGARGIEGKIQAVRYARENRIPYFGICLGMQMAVIEYARTVCGLTGANSTEMDEKTPHPVIHLMHDQYRIEDKGATMRLGLWDCHLSEGSLAARVYGTTFIQERHRHRYEFNNDYRERLVDAGLVCSGINKEKNLVEIVELPGHPYFVGVQFHPEFKSRPNRAQPLFAGLVEAALKAKQTGG, encoded by the coding sequence ATGCCCACCCAAACAAACCCACAAAAATCCACCAAGTATATCTTCGTCACCGGCGGAGTCGTCAGCTCTATCGGGAAGGGGATCACCTCCGCTGCCCTGGGACGCCTGCTCCGTAACCGTGGCTTCAAGGTCGCGATGGTCAAGCTTGATCCCTATATTAATGTCGATGCGGGAACCATGAACCCCTTTCAGCACGGCGAGGTCTTTGTCACCGACGACGGCGCGGAGACGGACCTGGACCTGGGGCACTACGAGCGCTTTGTGGACATCAACCTCAGCCGCTCCGCGAGCGTGACCACGGGGACGGTCTACGGCGCAGTGATCGCCAAGGAGCGCCGGGGAGACTACCTGGGGGGGACGGTTCAGGTGATCCCCCATGTCACCAACGAGATCAAGGAGCGCATTGTCGGGCTGGGCAAGTCCACGGGCGCGGACGTGGTCCTCGCGGAGGTGGGCGGCACGGTAGGCGATATCGAGGGACTCCCGTTTCTGGAGGCGATCCGCCAGATGAAGCGCGATGCCGGCCCGGGCAATGTGCTCTTTGTCCATGTCACCTTGATCCCGACCGTTGGGCCCTGGGGGGAGATCAAGACCAAGCCCACCCAGCACTCGGTGGTGAAGCTCCGCGAGGTCGGGATCGCCCCGGATGTGCTGGTCTGCCGCGTCAAGGAGGGCCTCTCCGCCGAGCACCGGGAGAAGATCGCGCTCTTCTGCGATGTCGATGCCGAGGCGGTGATCCCGGCCCGCGATGTCGCCTCCATCTACGAGATCCCCGTGATTTACGAGGAAGAGGGCTTTGCCGAGCTCGTGGTCAAGCGCCTCAATCTCCCCGATAGCGATGCGCATTTAGAGGAGTGGAAGACCATTGTCGAGCGCGTCCTACACCCCGCCCATGCGATCAAAGTGGCGGTGGTGGGCAAGTATGTCCAGAACGGCGATGCCTATATCTCGATCGCGGAGGGCCTGCGCCACGCGGGGATCGCCCACAACTGCCGCGTGGAGCTGGACTGGGTAGACTCCGAGGAGCTCGAGAACGAGGGCTTCGATGTGGTCGGGCGGCTCCAGGGCAACGATGCCATCGTGGTCTGCCCGGGCTTTGGGGCGCGCGGGATCGAGGGCAAGATCCAGGCGGTGCGCTACGCCCGTGAGAACCGGATTCCCTACTTTGGGATCTGCCTGGGGATGCAGATGGCGGTGATCGAGTACGCGCGGACGGTCTGTGGGCTTACCGGAGCCAACTCCACCGAGATGGACGAGAAGACACCCCACCCCGTGATCCACCTCATGCACGACCAGTACCGGATCGAGGACAAGGGCGCGACCATGCGTCTTGGGCTCTGGGACTGCCACCTGAGCGAGGGGAGCCTTGCTGCACGGGTCTACGGCACGACCTTTATCCAGGAGCGCCATCGCCACCGCTACGAGTTCAACAACGACTACCGCGAGCGGCTTGTCGATGCGGGCCTCGTGTGCTCAGGGATCAACAAAGAGAAGAACTTGGTCGAGATTGTCGAGCTTCCTGGCCACCCCTACTTTGTGGGAGTCCAGTTCCACCCCGAGTTCAAGAGCCGTCCCAACCGCGCACAGCCGCTCTTTGCCGGGCTGGTTGAGGCCGCGCTAAAAGCAAAACAGACCGGGGGATAA
- a CDS encoding enoyl-ACP reductase FabI, whose amino-acid sequence MGFLEGKKGLIYGVRNQRSIAWGCAQSLAREGAELALTFLGEREEQDVKKLSPELGDAVKLIHGCDLTQPEQVESLHAAIKESLGQLDFVIHAVAFAKKEDLTNPFLETSVEGFGLALNVSAYTLVTAARAAEPLMTEGGSILTLTYIGADRVIPNYNVMGVAKAALESSVRYLAHELGPKKIRVNAISAGPVMTLSARGISGFTGMYKSVAEVAPLRKATDIDEVGDTAAFLCSHLSRGITGETLYVDSGYHILGMLTGME is encoded by the coding sequence ATGGGTTTTCTGGAAGGTAAGAAGGGGCTGATCTATGGAGTGCGCAACCAGCGCTCCATTGCATGGGGCTGTGCGCAGTCGCTGGCGCGTGAGGGCGCGGAGCTGGCACTGACCTTTCTCGGGGAGCGTGAGGAGCAGGATGTCAAGAAGCTCTCCCCTGAGCTAGGTGATGCGGTCAAGCTGATCCACGGCTGCGATCTCACCCAGCCGGAGCAGGTGGAGTCGCTCCACGCCGCGATCAAGGAGAGCCTGGGCCAGCTGGACTTCGTGATCCACGCAGTTGCCTTTGCCAAGAAAGAAGACCTGACCAATCCCTTTCTCGAGACGTCCGTGGAAGGCTTTGGCCTTGCCCTCAATGTCTCCGCCTATACCCTCGTGACCGCGGCGCGCGCCGCCGAGCCGCTCATGACTGAGGGCGGAAGCATCCTCACTCTGACCTACATCGGTGCCGATCGTGTAATCCCAAACTACAACGTCATGGGAGTCGCCAAGGCCGCCTTGGAGTCGTCGGTGCGGTACCTGGCCCATGAGCTCGGCCCCAAGAAGATCCGGGTCAATGCGATCTCCGCCGGCCCCGTGATGACCCTCTCGGCGCGTGGAATCTCAGGCTTTACCGGGATGTACAAGTCGGTTGCAGAGGTTGCCCCGCTGCGGAAGGCGACCGATATCGACGAGGTCGGCGATACGGCGGCGTTTCTCTGCTCCCACCTGTCACGCGGGATCACGGGGGAGACGTTGTATGTGGACAGTGGGTACCACATCCTAGGAATGCTCACCGGAATGGAGTAG
- a CDS encoding PIN domain-containing protein: MILLDTDTVSLLLRTPENYPDLVQRIRQTPGDDIYISAITVGEVMEGALALIRRLQPRDQESLGYKLLVEYFQALQTFAILPYDSEAELRFQEFPARIRRLGRGDCQIAAIALQNNATVITRNQRHFSEISGLKFEDWTQ; this comes from the coding sequence GTGATCCTCCTAGACACAGACACTGTCTCACTCCTACTGAGAACTCCAGAGAACTATCCTGATCTTGTCCAACGAATTCGCCAAACACCTGGAGATGATATCTACATCAGTGCCATTACGGTTGGAGAGGTAATGGAAGGAGCATTAGCATTGATACGCAGGCTCCAGCCCAGAGATCAAGAATCCTTAGGCTATAAGTTGCTTGTCGAGTATTTCCAGGCACTCCAGACGTTCGCCATTCTTCCTTACGATTCTGAGGCTGAGTTACGCTTTCAAGAATTCCCAGCCCGAATCCGGCGGCTTGGACGCGGTGATTGTCAGATCGCGGCGATCGCTCTTCAAAACAACGCAACGGTTATCACACGCAACCAACGCCACTTTTCGGAGATATCCGGACTTAAATTTGAGGACTGGACACAATAG
- a CDS encoding ATP-dependent DNA helicase: MSGSLTRVFGKNGPLAKRLPGFAPRAEQTALAEAIATGLSESRPCLAEAGTGVGKSLAYLVPLLRWLEKTDGRAVISTHTLGLQGQLIERDIPAVLAALESPIEAGVLKGRQNFLCWQELEIASTELWTFGDPVFKNIQRWANESDSGDVAELDFSYPGWSDIAAHPDTCRHRECRHYDKCFYYKARRNAEKCQLLVVNHALFFADLRLQRQAPGGPTLIPTYDAVVFDEAHHVDDVATRAFGLEWGSRRVPILLARCKRLPQLKSQHLAAIEAIHQRLLDPYLGAAKYEGFMHEVEAPQFRELRDAVCTALDALAKDLVNIAETTTKTQEKEKAVGLAKTATRLSTELSAFHTEPQDDSYFLWYHNRQLRGGGILTTLVRTPYEIAPALEESLYSRIERVSFVSATLATGGGFESAAKRLGLVSAPSPVAPTEQVKPVDDEDDFLTPTPLASSSHPLRPDEGGFQAKGVASGASGGMPVTIHALQSIQGSPFDYERNGLLYVPRHLGPPASTDEYADRMLLEVQALISLAKGRTFVLFTSHRMLTVAKEQLKASLGYPVFAQGEAPNARLVESFTQAGNGVLLGTSSFWEGVDVPGEALSLVIMDKLPFPTPDSPPLRAREERIKKSGGDAFNEFSMPVTELRLKQGFGRLLRTTTDRGVVAILDARLWSKAYGRKLLDALPPCPRTDQISAVAQFFVPVPSDSASAAPTGK, translated from the coding sequence TTGTCTGGTTCCCTCACACGTGTCTTTGGTAAAAATGGCCCGCTGGCCAAGCGGCTTCCGGGATTTGCGCCTCGAGCGGAGCAGACCGCACTCGCGGAGGCGATTGCAACCGGGCTCTCGGAGAGCCGCCCGTGTCTCGCCGAGGCCGGAACGGGTGTGGGAAAGAGCCTTGCCTATCTCGTCCCCCTCCTGCGCTGGCTGGAGAAGACCGACGGCCGCGCGGTGATCTCGACCCACACGCTCGGACTCCAGGGGCAGTTGATCGAGCGCGATATCCCGGCGGTGCTGGCCGCGCTGGAGTCCCCGATTGAGGCGGGCGTGCTCAAGGGGCGCCAGAACTTCCTCTGCTGGCAGGAGCTGGAGATCGCCTCGACCGAGCTCTGGACCTTTGGCGATCCCGTCTTTAAAAATATCCAGCGCTGGGCCAATGAGAGCGACTCGGGCGATGTGGCGGAGCTAGACTTTTCGTACCCCGGCTGGAGCGATATCGCCGCCCACCCCGACACCTGCCGCCACCGGGAGTGCCGCCACTACGACAAGTGTTTTTACTACAAGGCCCGCCGCAACGCCGAGAAGTGCCAGCTCCTTGTGGTCAATCACGCCCTCTTCTTCGCCGACCTGCGGCTCCAGCGCCAGGCACCGGGCGGCCCCACTCTGATTCCCACCTACGATGCCGTGGTCTTCGACGAAGCCCACCATGTGGATGATGTCGCCACCCGCGCCTTTGGGCTGGAGTGGGGCTCACGCCGGGTGCCGATCTTGCTGGCCCGGTGCAAGCGCCTGCCGCAGCTCAAGAGCCAGCACCTCGCCGCGATCGAGGCGATCCACCAGCGCCTGCTCGATCCGTATCTGGGCGCGGCCAAGTACGAAGGCTTTATGCACGAGGTAGAGGCCCCCCAGTTTCGGGAGCTGCGTGACGCGGTCTGCACGGCGCTGGACGCGCTGGCCAAGGACCTCGTCAATATCGCCGAGACCACCACCAAGACCCAAGAGAAAGAGAAAGCGGTCGGACTTGCCAAGACCGCCACGCGCCTCTCCACTGAGCTCTCCGCCTTCCACACCGAGCCGCAGGACGACTCCTATTTCCTCTGGTACCACAACCGCCAGCTCCGCGGCGGCGGTATCCTCACCACCCTAGTACGCACCCCCTACGAGATCGCTCCGGCCCTGGAAGAGTCGCTCTACTCCCGGATCGAGCGGGTCAGCTTTGTCTCCGCCACCCTCGCCACGGGCGGCGGTTTTGAGAGCGCCGCCAAGCGCCTCGGCCTAGTAAGCGCCCCCAGCCCCGTCGCCCCCACCGAGCAAGTAAAGCCTGTGGACGACGAAGACGACTTTCTCACGCCAACACCCTTAGCCTCCAGCAGTCACCCCCTTCGCCCCGACGAAGGAGGGTTTCAGGCGAAGGGGGTCGCGAGCGGTGCGAGCGGGGGGATGCCAGTGACCATCCACGCTCTCCAGAGTATCCAAGGATCGCCGTTTGACTACGAGCGCAACGGCCTGCTCTATGTCCCTCGCCACCTCGGTCCCCCCGCCAGCACCGACGAGTACGCGGACCGGATGCTCCTGGAGGTGCAGGCACTGATCAGCCTCGCCAAGGGCCGGACGTTTGTCTTGTTTACGTCGCACCGGATGCTCACGGTGGCCAAGGAGCAGCTCAAGGCCAGCCTCGGCTATCCCGTCTTTGCCCAAGGAGAGGCACCCAATGCCCGCCTCGTGGAGAGCTTTACGCAAGCAGGAAACGGGGTCTTGCTCGGGACGAGTAGCTTCTGGGAAGGAGTCGATGTCCCCGGTGAGGCGCTCTCGCTGGTGATTATGGACAAGCTCCCCTTCCCCACCCCGGACTCGCCGCCGCTGCGGGCGCGGGAGGAGCGCATCAAGAAGTCCGGTGGCGATGCCTTCAATGAGTTCAGTATGCCCGTCACCGAGCTGCGCCTCAAGCAGGGCTTCGGGCGCCTCCTGCGCACCACCACCGACCGCGGCGTGGTCGCGATCCTAGACGCCCGGCTCTGGAGCAAGGCGTACGGCCGCAAGCTCCTCGACGCCCTGCCCCCCTGCCCCCGCACCGATCAAATCAGCGCGGTCGCACAGTTCTTCGTCCCAGTCCCAAGTGACAGCGCCAGCGCGGCTCCTACAGGCAAGTAG
- the rlmN gene encoding 23S rRNA (adenine(2503)-C(2))-methyltransferase RlmN produces MTPTLVGLDTAELTALLTQKGLPGYRGKQLAKGIYTRFARDFDAFTDLPKALREQLAAETVIGPCTERSVQSAPDGTEKYLLNLQDSEVIEAVYLPYDDRTSVCVSSQVGCPMACSFCATGTEGLARNLTAGEIVDQLLFMQAKHPEQRISHLVLMGMGEPLINLPNVLKALKVLHDEVGLSYRNMTVSTVGVVPGMEKLAQEDLPITLAVSLHAPNNALRSELVPLNEKYPIGRLMEACRDYVNTTKRRITFEYVLMAGINDTEKEAHELGELLKRQPLCAVNTIPYNSTDVAARYQRPTPEAARLFREIVASYGVTITQRYEKGHRIAAACGQLKRSALKPGSAMRPLPLFQTPVADVISDPEQAA; encoded by the coding sequence ATGACTCCCACCCTTGTCGGACTCGACACCGCAGAACTCACCGCTCTCCTCACTCAAAAAGGACTTCCGGGCTACCGGGGCAAGCAGCTTGCCAAGGGCATCTACACCCGCTTCGCCCGCGACTTCGATGCCTTCACCGACCTGCCCAAGGCTCTGCGCGAGCAGCTGGCAGCGGAGACCGTTATCGGACCCTGCACCGAGCGCAGTGTACAGAGCGCCCCGGACGGCACGGAGAAGTATCTCCTGAACCTGCAAGATAGTGAGGTGATCGAGGCGGTCTATCTCCCCTACGATGATCGGACGTCGGTGTGTGTTTCGTCGCAGGTGGGCTGCCCGATGGCCTGCTCGTTCTGCGCCACCGGCACCGAGGGGCTGGCACGCAACCTGACCGCAGGGGAGATTGTCGATCAGCTCCTCTTCATGCAGGCCAAGCACCCCGAGCAGCGCATCTCGCACCTCGTGCTCATGGGCATGGGCGAGCCGCTCATCAACCTCCCCAATGTCCTCAAGGCCCTCAAGGTGCTCCACGACGAGGTCGGGCTCTCGTACCGAAACATGACGGTCTCGACAGTCGGGGTGGTGCCGGGGATGGAGAAGCTCGCCCAAGAGGACCTGCCTATCACGCTTGCGGTCTCGCTCCACGCGCCCAACAACGCCCTGCGCTCCGAGCTCGTGCCGCTCAATGAGAAGTACCCGATTGGTCGTCTGATGGAGGCTTGCCGCGACTATGTGAACACCACCAAGCGGCGCATCACGTTTGAGTATGTCCTCATGGCCGGCATCAACGACACGGAGAAGGAGGCCCACGAGCTCGGCGAGCTCCTCAAGCGCCAGCCGCTCTGCGCCGTGAACACCATTCCCTACAACTCCACCGATGTCGCCGCCCGCTACCAGCGCCCCACCCCCGAGGCAGCGCGGCTCTTCCGAGAGATCGTGGCATCGTACGGGGTTACCATCACCCAGCGCTACGAAAAGGGCCACCGGATCGCTGCGGCGTGTGGGCAGCTCAAGCGCTCCGCCCTCAAGCCCGGCTCCGCCATGCGCCCGCTTCCTCTCTTCCAGACCCCGGTCGCCGACGTGATCTCAGACCCGGAGCAGGCCGCATGA